The genomic interval TTTCCAAATCAAACGTCTGACAAATTATTTACTATCATAATTTGAATTATTGAACGTCAGTATTATAATATGAAAAATTGTCATGGAATTGGATTTTAGGTAACACCAATTCAAAATTTCACTATCCGTTTGTTTATATAATCGTTCATCAACTGTTAAATTTTTATCAGAAAGGTTCTTCTGTGCACTTTCATCTGAATTCAAAACAACATTATAAAATATGAAGCCACCCACTATTAAAAATGCTATCATTCCAATTAGTATTAAGCTGAAAATTTTCTTCTTACCCTACATGATATCCTCCTATTTTATTGTCCCTTTCTCAGTTTTCACATCACTGTCTTACTTTACTAGCAATGGAAAATCGTCTGTTCATTTCACCTGATAATAATCCACATACCAATCAGCAAACTTTTGCAACCCGTCTTCAATGGATGTTTCCGGTTTAAATCCTACCTCGTTATAAAGCAGATCTGTTGAAGCATACGTTGCTGGTACATCACCAGGTTTAATAGGCTCATAGACTTTATTAAACTCCACTTCACGACCTAATGCATTGCTCAACGCTTTTTCCAGGGCGCCAATGAACGTCATAAGCCTCTCCGGGCTGTTGTTGCCGATGTTAAAGACACGGTGCGGTGCTCCCTCTGCCTCCTCAGGCGGATTGCCCAATAGTCGTTGCATCCCATTAACGATATCGTCAATATATGTAAAGTCACGATACAAATCATTATCAAAATCGCCATTGTTAAAGACCTTAATCGGCTCCCCTGCAAAATACTTATCCGTGAAACCGAAGTAAGCCATATCCGGACGTCCCATTGGTCCGAAAACCGTAAAGAAACGAAGACCTGTTGCCGGGATGCTATAAAGGTGGCTGTACGTATGCGCCATTAATTCATTAGACTTCTTCGTTGATGCATACAGCGACACTGGATTGTCAACAAAATCCGATTCTTCAAATGGCACTTTTTTATTCGCCCCATACACCGAACTAGATGACGCATAGACCAGATGATCGACCGGAAAGTGTCTGCAGGCTTCTAGGATATTGTAGAAACCAATGAGATTGCTCTGGATATAGACGTCCGGGTTCTCAATCGAATAACGTACACCAGCCTGTGCAGCCATGTTCACGACAATATCAGGTTTATGTCCTTCAAACGTCTCCATTAGTTTGGATTTATCTGCAATATCCCCTTTAATAAAGGTGAATGTCTCATAGGGCTGCAGCTGATCCAGCCGTGTTTGTTTCAAATTAACGTCATAATAATCATTCAGGTTATCAATGCCAATGACCTTGCAGCCTTGATCCAACAGTTTCTTGGAAAAATAGAATCCTATGAAGCCAGCAGCTCCGGTAACTAGGTAGGTTTTTGCGTTTGGTGAGTGGGAAGTCATATCATTATCTCCTTTCTGTTATAGATTGAATAAACCGGTAGCATATAACACTTAATTACGTTATTTTCTCCGGTAAATCAATCATGTCGCCTAGTTCCCTTAAAAAACTTTCTTTATAACGTGTTGCGAGTCCTGCATCCGGGGTAAACGTCATCTCGCCCAATATAGTCCGACCATTGTAATCATAAAAATCCACCCTTACAAATGGAAAGGGATTTGATAACTTTTCTGCATAAAATATCATTTCTTGTAAAGAATCAGGCTTTTTTGGGGTTATCATGCCATCACTCGTTCTATTTTTTAAAAAATCTATACTATTCCATTCGTTATCAAACATAAATCTTTTTACCCCTATCTCTCTTTCAGTTACTACTAGAATATATTTAGGATTACCATTAAAGCAAAAAATTTTATAATCAATTGGAAGATTACCTTCTTCAGTTTCCATGAATTCCTCACAAATTATTCTCGGTTTCATACTCTGGTAATTTATCTCCCCGACTTTTAAAGCAAAATTTGTTTTAATCCATTTATTTAATTTCTTTTCGACTTTTCTACGATTAATTTTATTTTTATCTTTACATACAATATTAAATCCAGAACCACTTGTTACTTTAAGCACAAATTTATCTGGAAGGGTATTCCACTCAATATTCGATGCATCATCATAAACAGAATGTATATTATTTAGTATATTGGACAACCCCATATCATTTACATAATTTCTCATCTCAAATTTGTCTCCACATTTTGAGACCAGAGGATGTTTCCAATACAACTTCAACCAATGTATTTTCTCATTAAAATTCTTTGGGTTTGTTAAATCTATACTTTTACCCATTGCTCTTTTATATAAATATTTCGTTGCGAGATAGGGTGATATTTTTACAAGTAAAGCCACAAAAAAAGAATGCAATTTACGATAAAATTTTTTAATCAATGTTAACATAAGAATTCCTGCCTTCCTTACATATAACAAATATAAACGAACTAATTGCTTTTATATAATTTCTTACTTATTTTTATTGTACTTAAAATTAACACCGCGTTTAATAAAGCACCTGTAATTCCAAATAAAGCAATTGCAATTACATCACTATCAAAAACCACAAAACCTACAATAAGTGCAGACGATCGAATGATTAATCTTATTATCGAAAAGAATAGGTACAGCCTCTGTAATGCTAAAACAGGTATAGCTCTTACACTAGGCTTGTTCATAAATACTGAAAAGGACGCTAATGAGATCCATCTTGAATACTCACCAGCAACGTTCCATCCTTCCCCAAACACAAATTCAAAAAGCCAGGGACCAAACATAATAACCGTTCCGAAGGGAATGATACCTATAGCACCAAGTGCTAAAGTGGCTTTTATTATAAGTCGATTCAAACTCTCTCCATTGTTTGCTGCTTCTGAAATACGGGGATAGAAAACATCACCTATTGATTGTCCTATCAACCTAGAAGGTAAAGATAGAACTGTCTTACCTATGTTGTAAAACCCTGCAGCTGCTGGTCCAAAAAAAGATGTTAAAAATAATATCGGTATATTCTGTGATATTGCACTAAAAAATTCCTCCGGCGCCCTATATAAAGGAAAGTCTCTATGTTTTTTAGCTAGTTTTTTAACTGAATCACCTCTCTCTTGCGGCTGCATTTCTCCTTTATAATCTGACCTTTTAGCAAAAATTATCATCATAAGGGCCTTTATACCATTTCCAGTTGCTTGTAAAGCGACTAAAACAGTTGCTGTTGGATAAATTAAGCCAATTCCAACTTTACCCCCATTTACAACAACCGATTGCATGAAATTTGCCTTAGCATTTATTGAAAATTGATTTGTCCGAATAAGCCATTGTTCGGATACTTGCATTAGACCAGCAAATATTATAACAAGCGGTATTAAATATAAGAAGGAAGATATTCCCTCTATTTGAAATGCTTCTAGAATACTATTTTTAAAAAATAATAAGATGATTGTTGTAAGAAAAGCTATGATTAAAGTAACAAATATCGACAGTTTTATTAAACCTTTAGCATTTTTATCACTTTTAGGTAATACTATCGCTATAGGGTAAGTCAATGCTGCAACTGGAATAATGATGCTTGTTAAAGCAGTAAATGTACCCATAATGCCAAAAGCTTCAGGGCCATACAACCTTGTTATAATTGGAGATAAAGCGATGGTGATAGCCTGTGCTCCGGCAGCCCCAGTAGCCATAACAGTAACATTTCTTACAAAGTGTGATTTACTTAATTTATTAATGTTTTTTTTCATTTATTGACCTCACAAATCATACAATACACCTAATTATTGACGAGTACGATTTTTCTAAATTTCAGTTTGAAGCAGTAATTTATTGAAATAACTTTCTACAGCAGCTTTAAATAGATCTAAAGCTATACAAAATCAATTTTACTAAGTTCTTCAAAATAGCACTATGATATGGATAAATCTTTACAGCTTCCCACCATTTTTTCATAGCAAATTTACAGCCATATTTAACTGCATAAAATGGTACAACCGTTAATTTTCTTTTACTATGAATTATTGGATGTAATTTAAGATAATCTATATTTAATTCATTAATTTTTTCTTTACCTTGTATTTTATTATCAACATTTTCAGATATCCTTTCGCCTTCATGTATATAATAATTGACTAAAGGGATATCAACATAATTGACTTTATACCCTTTTGAAATTCTTAACCACAAATCATAATCCTGTGATGATTTCAAATCATTATTAAAATACCCACACTGGTCTAGTGCTTCCTTTTTAAGTATGACAAAGGAAGTAGAACCGATAAAATTTTTTTCAATCAATTTATCATATACCATCCCTGAGACTCTATTACTTATGACATTTTTACTTATTTGTTTATTATCTTTTATTGTTATAATATACGCAAAACAATAAACTAATCCAACTTTTTCATCGGAAAATTTTCTTATTTGATATTCTAGTTTATTCGGAAGCCACTCATCATCATCATCCAAAAAGGCTATATAATTACCTCTAGAATTATTAATTCCAGTATTTCTTGCTACACAAGCGCCTTGGTTATTTTCATGTTGTATATAGTTCACACGATTATCATTAAGTGCTTTTAGATTAGACTGAATATCCACTTTATGACTGGATTTTTCAGGATTATCATCAACTATAATTAACTCTAGATTATTATATGTTTGTGTTAAGACACTATTAATTGCCTTTGACAATGTATCAAATGATCTTTTATAAGTTGTTATAATAACACTTACTAACCCCTCCAAATTATTCACACCCTCAAATCTTTTATTATTCTACAGAAATGTGCGCATTCACTTTACCAACAACTAACTCAACTTGTCCGTTACTGTTCTCTGTTATAGATAGCTAAATAATAGTCGTGGTTACACACCAATATAAATATCCCCTTAACTCAACATTCATATTGGATAAGCCCTCTTATTTTTATTATTTTCCAAGCTTAATACGAAGATTAAAAATACTACGCCTATAAATCTTGAACTAAGTATATTTGGTATTAACATAGCCCCAAATAAAATTAAAATGAAAAGATAAAAGTATTTAGAATTGTTATTTAAACATGTCAATAATAAAGTAATAATGAAAATAAAAAGCGGTACAAAATAAATGATTCCACCCTGTGCAAGTGCTTGGAAAAATAAATTATGTGGTAACATACCTCCTATATGACTGTAAGTTGTACTTCCAAACCCTACTCCCATAATTGGATTGTCTTGGAAGATATTAAATGCTATTTCATTTAGTTTTAAACGACCTGAACCACTTAATGATGCTTTGCCCCTTATAGAAAATATTAAAAAAACACTTCCTATAAGTAGTCCAATGTTCATCAAAAGTAATAACAACCCTTTAGGGCTACCCTTATATAAGTACTTATAAAGTTGAAGAAAATTGTAAATACTAAATACTACTAAAAAAGATACAATTCCAGTTCTAGCAGAAGTAATTAAACTCGTTATTAACAAGAACCCTAATATGATGTAATGTAAGTTATTTTTACGAGATAAATACAATATAAATGCGCCTGAAACGAGATACAACGATAAAAGCTATAATCCGAAAATAAATAACCATATGCCTCTCTATAGCCACCTAAAAATTGATAAGTGCCTATTTCAATACCTACAGTCTTTTTT from Lentibacillus cibarius carries:
- a CDS encoding NAD-dependent epimerase/dehydratase family protein is translated as MTSHSPNAKTYLVTGAAGFIGFYFSKKLLDQGCKVIGIDNLNDYYDVNLKQTRLDQLQPYETFTFIKGDIADKSKLMETFEGHKPDIVVNMAAQAGVRYSIENPDVYIQSNLIGFYNILEACRHFPVDHLVYASSSSVYGANKKVPFEESDFVDNPVSLYASTKKSNELMAHTYSHLYSIPATGLRFFTVFGPMGRPDMAYFGFTDKYFAGEPIKVFNNGDFDNDLYRDFTYIDDIVNGMQRLLGNPPEEAEGAPHRVFNIGNNSPERLMTFIGALEKALSNALGREVEFNKVYEPIKPGDVPATYASTDLLYNEVGFKPETSIEDGLQKFADWYVDYYQVK
- a CDS encoding ATP-grasp fold amidoligase family protein, whose protein sequence is MLTLIKKFYRKLHSFFVALLVKISPYLATKYLYKRAMGKSIDLTNPKNFNEKIHWLKLYWKHPLVSKCGDKFEMRNYVNDMGLSNILNNIHSVYDDASNIEWNTLPDKFVLKVTSGSGFNIVCKDKNKINRRKVEKKLNKWIKTNFALKVGEINYQSMKPRIICEEFMETEEGNLPIDYKIFCFNGNPKYILVVTEREIGVKRFMFDNEWNSIDFLKNRTSDGMITPKKPDSLQEMIFYAEKLSNPFPFVRVDFYDYNGRTILGEMTFTPDAGLATRYKESFLRELGDMIDLPEKIT
- a CDS encoding lipopolysaccharide biosynthesis protein, which encodes MKKNINKLSKSHFVRNVTVMATGAAGAQAITIALSPIITRLYGPEAFGIMGTFTALTSIIIPVAALTYPIAIVLPKSDKNAKGLIKLSIFVTLIIAFLTTIILLFFKNSILEAFQIEGISSFLYLIPLVIIFAGLMQVSEQWLIRTNQFSINAKANFMQSVVVNGGKVGIGLIYPTATVLVALQATGNGIKALMMIIFAKRSDYKGEMQPQERGDSVKKLAKKHRDFPLYRAPEEFFSAISQNIPILFLTSFFGPAAAGFYNIGKTVLSLPSRLIGQSIGDVFYPRISEAANNGESLNRLIIKATLALGAIGIIPFGTVIMFGPWLFEFVFGEGWNVAGEYSRWISLASFSVFMNKPSVRAIPVLALQRLYLFFSIIRLIIRSSALIVGFVVFDSDVIAIALFGITGALLNAVLILSTIKISKKLYKSN
- a CDS encoding glycosyltransferase family 2 protein: MEGLVSVIITTYKRSFDTLSKAINSVLTQTYNNLELIIVDDNPEKSSHKVDIQSNLKALNDNRVNYIQHENNQGACVARNTGINNSRGNYIAFLDDDDEWLPNKLEYQIRKFSDEKVGLVYCFAYIITIKDNKQISKNVISNRVSGMVYDKLIEKNFIGSTSFVILKKEALDQCGYFNNDLKSSQDYDLWLRISKGYKVNYVDIPLVNYYIHEGERISENVDNKIQGKEKINELNIDYLKLHPIIHSKRKLTVVPFYAVKYGCKFAMKKWWEAVKIYPYHSAILKNLVKLILYSFRSI
- a CDS encoding O-antigen ligase family protein; amino-acid sequence: MYLVSGAFILYLSRKNNLHYIILGFLLITSLITSARTGIVSFLVVFSIYNFLQLYKYLYKGSPKGLLLLLMNIGLLIGSVFLIFSIRGKASLSGSGRLKLNEIAFNIFQDNPIMGVGFGSTTYSHIGGMLPHNLFFQALAQGGIIYFVPLFIFIITLLLTCLNNNSKYFYLFILILFGAMLIPNILSSRFIGVVFLIFVLSLENNKNKRAYPI